A genomic segment from Chitinophaga niabensis encodes:
- a CDS encoding Gldg family protein yields the protein MKKILNIAITELQTLFYSPVAWLILVVFTFQMSVGFSGLLEGWVNYFATGRHATEITFDIFTSRYGMFSRVQQYLYLYIPLLTMSLMSREFSSGSIKLLYSSPVTNVQIILGKYLSMIIYSLILIGIIMIFGLYGVFTIKNYELATVLSGVLGLFLLISAYAAIGLFMSSLTPYQVIAAIGTLVILGLLSYVSSMWQDIAFVRDITYWLSISGRSSSFIYGLIGSEDCLYFIIVICLFLTLTIVRLQSNRQKSRWTVSLGKYALVISVAMLLGYTTSRPVFKVFYDATHNKVNTLTKNSQDVISRLKGGLTITTYVNALDESNAGLALPSAVNNDISRFGQYTRFKPEIKMKYVYYYDTINSASLEKRFPNTTLKQKLDTLSKIRDIDPGMFIAPDEIKEQIDLSQEGNQFVRLIERESGEKTFLRIYNDMMKLPTEAEITAALKRLTMKLPKAGFLVGHGERSSQGDGGRDYSNFAQVKNFRYALINQGFDVVDVSLDKEIARDVTILVIADIRTPLTADEQQNLDKYIASGGNLLIAGDVKKQDIMNPLVKSFGVQFTPGVLVKPSNDQLANLVVASGTKRSEDLFYQFKRIYTDEYTVTMPGAVGLDYSTDKGFEVTPVVVSDSATWNELETTNFLDDSVKFNPAAGEVQKSYATGLALSKKTGNKEQRIIILGDADCLSNNELVASRRKIWASNFTLVTGFFYWLSDYEMPIDMRRPKGTDDELFVGKKGAYRTRIAFVWVLPGLMLLSALGIWIRRKGR from the coding sequence ATGAAAAAGATACTCAATATAGCGATCACTGAATTACAGACCTTATTTTATTCGCCTGTTGCCTGGTTGATCCTGGTGGTTTTTACATTCCAGATGAGCGTGGGGTTTTCCGGCTTATTGGAAGGCTGGGTAAATTATTTTGCCACAGGCCGTCATGCTACGGAAATAACATTTGATATTTTTACCAGCAGATACGGTATGTTTTCGAGGGTTCAGCAATATTTATACCTGTATATTCCTTTGCTGACCATGAGTTTGATGAGCCGGGAGTTTAGCAGTGGTTCCATCAAACTGCTGTACTCATCGCCGGTTACCAACGTACAGATCATCCTGGGTAAATATCTGTCTATGATCATATATAGCCTGATATTGATCGGCATCATCATGATCTTTGGTTTGTATGGTGTATTTACTATTAAGAACTACGAGCTTGCAACTGTGCTTTCCGGTGTTTTGGGCTTGTTTTTACTGATCAGCGCATATGCTGCTATCGGTTTGTTTATGTCCAGCCTCACTCCCTACCAGGTAATAGCAGCAATAGGTACTTTAGTAATATTAGGCTTGTTAAGTTATGTGAGCAGTATGTGGCAGGATATTGCTTTTGTGCGGGACATCACTTACTGGCTCTCCATTTCCGGTCGCTCATCGTCGTTTATTTACGGGCTGATCGGTAGTGAGGATTGCCTGTACTTTATCATCGTGATCTGCCTGTTCCTGACGCTAACCATTGTACGTTTGCAATCCAACAGGCAAAAAAGCCGCTGGACGGTTTCCCTGGGTAAGTACGCCCTGGTCATCAGTGTAGCCATGCTGCTGGGATATACTACATCCAGGCCGGTATTCAAGGTTTTCTATGATGCTACACATAACAAGGTAAATACATTAACAAAGAATAGCCAGGATGTGATCAGCCGCTTAAAAGGAGGCCTTACCATCACTACCTATGTAAATGCATTAGACGAGTCCAATGCGGGACTTGCACTTCCAAGTGCAGTGAATAATGACATATCCCGCTTCGGACAATATACCCGGTTTAAACCGGAAATAAAGATGAAGTATGTTTATTACTACGATACAATTAATAGCGCCAGCCTGGAAAAAAGATTTCCAAATACGACCCTTAAACAAAAGCTGGACACTTTATCGAAGATCAGGGATATTGATCCCGGAATGTTTATAGCACCGGATGAGATAAAGGAACAAATAGACCTTTCTCAGGAGGGAAATCAGTTCGTACGTTTAATTGAACGGGAGAGTGGCGAGAAGACCTTTCTGAGGATCTATAACGATATGATGAAGCTGCCAACTGAAGCGGAAATAACCGCAGCGTTAAAAAGACTGACCATGAAGCTGCCGAAAGCTGGTTTCCTGGTTGGACATGGCGAGCGTAGCAGCCAGGGCGACGGAGGACGTGACTATAGTAATTTTGCGCAGGTGAAGAACTTCCGTTATGCACTGATCAACCAGGGTTTTGATGTGGTGGATGTTAGCCTGGATAAAGAGATCGCCAGGGACGTCACCATCCTGGTGATTGCAGATATCAGGACCCCTTTAACTGCGGATGAACAACAAAACCTGGATAAATATATTGCATCCGGAGGGAATCTTCTGATTGCAGGAGATGTAAAAAAACAGGACATCATGAACCCCCTGGTAAAGTCTTTTGGTGTACAATTTACTCCCGGAGTGCTGGTTAAACCTTCTAACGATCAGTTAGCCAACCTGGTTGTAGCCAGCGGCACAAAAAGATCTGAAGACCTGTTCTATCAGTTCAAACGCATCTATACAGATGAATATACGGTGACCATGCCGGGTGCAGTGGGGTTGGATTATAGCACAGATAAAGGTTTTGAGGTTACACCCGTTGTTGTTTCAGACTCCGCTACCTGGAATGAGCTGGAAACCACTAATTTCCTGGACGACAGCGTGAAATTTAATCCCGCCGCCGGAGAAGTGCAGAAATCCTATGCCACAGGCTTAGCCCTTTCAAAGAAAACAGGCAATAAGGAGCAGCGGATTATAATTTTAGGTGATGCAGATTGTTTGAGCAACAATGAGCTGGTGGCCAGCAGAAGGAAAATATGGGCTTCCAACTTTACATTGGTTACAGGGTTCTTTTACTGGCTGTCCGACTATGAAATGCCTATCGATATGCGCAGACCCAAAGGTACTGATGATGAACTTTTTGTAGGTAAAAAGGGCGCTTACAGGACCAGGATTGCATTTGTGTGGGTATTGCCTGGCCTGATGCTTTTAAGTGCCCTCGGGATCTGGATCCGCAGAAAGGGAAGATAG